One segment of Carya illinoinensis cultivar Pawnee chromosome 13, C.illinoinensisPawnee_v1, whole genome shotgun sequence DNA contains the following:
- the LOC122291045 gene encoding uncharacterized protein LOC122291045: MDKSWMHIEDRLHSSEYAEGVRQFVAMAISHTANTDQIRCPCRRCRNRAFHSIRTIEDHLFFKGIDPTYTPWIFHGEDDPFRNATFSDDEQDDTLSHSDYIDDLDELLDDIHHGSFMDGENRNAGESYGGDQPSTSNPPVNSNFEDLVADARRPLYPSCTKFSKLSFIVKLLHIKSIGGWTVKSFDMVIKLLQEAFPDALFPDSYNDARRLERGLGFSYEKIHVCPNDCALFWKENASYNECPKCGASRWEQSTIQGRRIPQKVLRHFLLKPRLQRLYMSKKTAQDMRWHVDGHVDDPTCMRHPSDSKAWKDFDKKHMSFSTDVRNVRLGLASDGFNPFNNMSRPYSIWPVLLVPYNLPPWLCMKEPYTMLSLLIPGPKSPGNDIDVFLRPLLDELKELWEEGIRTYDAYSKQHFMLHAALLWTINDFPAYANLSGWSTKGKKACPHCMIDTNSQWLVYGRKHCYLDHRRWLAPGHSWRRKKNAFNGHEEHNLQPSRVPEEQLLQQLTQVSHVQFGKSSTKRKRTLDNHLNWTKKSIFFELPYWLSLGLRHNLDVMHIEKNICDNVVGTLLNIEGKSKDSANARKDLANLGIRKELHLQQQGERITMGLGCYMLNLNERRAFCEWLSKVKFPDGFASNIARCVNVREGKINGMKSHDCHVFMQALLPVVIGGFLRADVRQALLELSWFFKELCSRTLNLPVLHRLQANIPLILCKLEMIFPPAFFDIMVHLSIHLPEEALLAGPVQYRWMYPFERYLGKFKRYVRNRARPEGSIAEAYVHLECLTFCSMYLHDIETKFNREEHNSDVLTGSAEEGNRPSLSVFSQKFRPLGTGHSHKLADILMVKARWEHYNKLKEENPDNIDRRHQSQFPSWFRARIRELRAVRPTEVSDDIYALACGPDPCVASYAGCIMNGVRFHTMERERCRRTQNSGVAVHGEHWGSPVDFYGVLHDIIEIRYMGWRKVYLFQCIWYDVGDPRRGIRLRDHLTLVNTARQWYKDEPFALACQASQVFYLPDPILGGSWQVVHKVTSRNVYNLRAMTPVGDALDDGESSWDDSNNDDRNNLDNYPPTLHVDEAMLDPLNRLDEEHLLVETTNIALPDPAQPVADDFDDAPDPGDDEMGMEDISVDDNSDNESGHPLTREDDD; this comes from the exons ATGGACAAgtcttggatgcatattgaagatagattgcatTCCAGTGAGTATGCTGAAGGGGTTAGACAATTCGTCGCTATGGCCATTTCCCACACCGCTAATACTGATcagattaggtgtccatgtagaAGATGTCGGAATAGAGCTTTCCACTCCATTCGTACAATTGAAGATCATTTGTTCTTTAAAGGGATTGATCCAACTTATACTCCATGGAtattccatggagaagatgatccattccgGAATGCGACTTTTTCCGACGATGAACAAGATGATACATTGTCTCATAGTGATTATATTGATGATCTCGATGAGCTTTTAGATGATATCCATCATGGGTCGTTTATGGATGGTGAGAACAGAAATGCCGGTGAATCTTATGGTGGCGATCAACCCTCCACCTCTAATCCTCCGGTCAACTCTAATTTCGAGGACTTGGTAGCTGATGCACGACGACCACTTTATCCTTCATGTACTAAGTTCTCAAAGCTATCCTTCATCGTTAAGCTGCTTCACATCAAGAGCATAGGTGGGTGGACCGTGAAGTCCTTTGATATGGTCATAAAGCTCTTGCAAGAGGCATTTCCTGATGCCTTATTCCCTGACTCATATAATGATGCCCGTCGCTTAGAGCGGGGATTGGGCTTTAGTTACGAAAAGATTCATGTCTGCCCAAATGATTGTGCcttgttttggaaggaaaatgcatcgTACAATGAATGCCCTAAATGTGGAGCATCTAGGTGGGAGCAGAGCACAATTCAGGGACGAAGGATACCACAAAAAGTACTCCGACATTTTCTGCTTAAGCCGCGCTTGCAGAGGCTATATATGTCAAAGAAGACAGCCCAAGACATGAGATGGCATGTAGATGGACATGTTGATGATCCAACGTGCATGCGACACCCATCAGATTCGAAGGCTTGGAAGGACTTTGATAAGAAACATATGTCATTTTCCACAGATGTTCGCAATGTTAGACTTGGTTTGGCCAGTGATGGGTTTAACCCATTCAACAATATGAGTAGACcgtatagcatttggccagtacTGCTTGTGCCGTACAACTTGCCTCCCTGGCTATGCATGAAAGAACCATACACTATGCTCTCGTTGTTAATACCTGGCCCAAAGTCACCAGGTAATGATATTGATGTCTTTCTGCGTCCTCTACTCGATGAGTTGAAGGAGTTATGGGAAGAGGGTATTCGTACCTATGATGCATACAGCAAGCAACACTTTATGTTGCATGCAGCGCTACtctggacaatcaatgacttccCCGCATATGCCAATCTTTCTGGGTGGAGTACAAAGGGCAAGAAGGCATGCCCCCATTGCATGAttgacacaaattcacaatggtTGGTATATGGCCGCAAGCATTGCTATTTGGATCATCGACGATGGTTGGCCCCAGGTCACAGTTGGAGAcggaaaaaaaatgcttttaatggACATGAAGAGCACAATCTCCAACCATCAAGGGTCCCGGAagagcaattgctacaacaattaACTCAAGTGTCACATGTTCAGTTTGGTAAATCTTCTACGAAAAGGAAACGAACTCTGGACAATCATCTTAATTGGacgaaaaaatcaatattttttgagCTTCCTTACTGGTTATCCTTAGGTTTGAGACATAATCTGGACGTCATGCATATAGAGAAAAACATATGCGATAACGTTGTCGGAACATTGTTGAATATTGAAGGTAAAAGTAAGGACTCTGCCAATGCACGTAAAGATTTGGCCAATCTTGGAATAAGGAAAGAATTGCATTTACAACAACAAGGCGAGAGAATAACCATGGGTCTTGGATGCTAcatgttaaatttaaatgagCGAAGGGCTTTTTGTGAGTGGTTGTCAAAAGTTAAATTCCCTGATGGGTTCGCATCGAATATTGCCCGGTGTGTCAATGTTCGTGAGGGAAAGATCAATGGAATGAAAAGCCATGATTGTCACGTATTTATGCAAGCACTGTTGCCAGTCGTGATTGGTGGGTTCTTACGGGCCGACGTGCGTCAAGCCTTACTAGAGTTGTCTTGgttcttcaaagaattatgttcCCGAACTTTGAACTTACCAGTGTTGCATCGTCTTCAAGCTAATATTCCCTTGATTCTAtgcaaactagaaatgatattccctccagctttttttgatattatgGTGCACCTTTCTATTCACTTGCCAGAGGAGGCTCTACTTGCAGGACCTGTgcaatatagatggatgtatccttttgagaggtacttaggaaagttcaagcGGTACGTCCGGAACAGAGCCCGTCCTGAAGGCTCAATTGCTGAGGCATATGTGCATCTGGAGTGCCTTACCTTCTGCTCTATGTACCTCCATGATATAGAAACTAAGTTTAATCGAGAGGAACACAATAGTGATGTACTTACGGGTTCCGCTGAGGAGGGGAATAGGCCAAGTTTATCGGTTTTCTCACAGAAATTTAGACCATTGGGGACAGGGCACTCCCACAAATTAGCCGACATACTAATGGTCAAGGCCCGATG GGAGCACTATAACAAGCTGAAAGAAGAGAACCCTGATAACATCGATCGTAGGCACCAGAGTCAATTTCCATCGTGGTTCAGGGCACGG ATTCGAGAGCTGCGTGCAGTTAGGCCAACAGAGGTATCCGACGACATATATGCATTAGCATGTGGTCCAGATCCATGTGTCGCATCTTATGCCGGATGCATAATGAATGGTGTTCGATTCCATACAATGGAGCGTGAAAGGTGTCGCCGCACTCAAAACAGCGGGGTTGCCGTGCATGGCGAGCATTGGGGATCCCCTGTTGACTTCTACGGGGTGTTGCATGATATTATAGAAAtacgctacatgggttggcgtaagGTTTATCTATTTCAATGCATTTGGTATGATGTCGGCGACCCGAGAAGGGGGATACGTCTCAGGGACCACTTAACGTTGGTGAATACTGCTAGGCAgtggtataaagatgagccttTTGCCCTTGCGTGCCAAGCAAGTCAAGTATTTTATTTGCCCGATCCAATTTTGGGTGGAAGTTGGCAGGTCGTCCATAAGGTAACAAGTAGAAATGTTTACAACCTTCGCGCAATGACGCCTGTTGGGGATGCGCTTGATGATGGTGAGTCATCATGGGATGACTCAAACAATGACGATCGTAATAATCTGGACAACTATCCCCCTACTCTTCATGTCGATGAAGCCATGCTCGATCCATTGAACCGACTCGACGAAGAGCATTTGCTAGTTGAGACAACAAATATCGCGCTTCCAGACCCGGCCCAACCAGTCGCCGATGATTTCGATGATGCTCCTGACCCAGGTGACGATGAAATGGGAATGGAGGACATAAGTGTCGATGACAACTCGGACAACGAGTCCGGCCATCCTCTGACTAGGGAGGATGATGATTAG